Proteins encoded together in one Orrella marina window:
- the metK gene encoding methionine adenosyltransferase, producing MKSNDFLFTSESVSEGHPDKVADQISDAVLDALLEQDPDSRVAAETLCNTGLVVLAGEITTKANVDYIQVARDTIKRIGYDNTEFGIDYKGCAVLVAYDKQSPDIAQGVDRSSEEFLNQGAGDQGLMFGFACDETPDLMPAPIWYAHRLVQRQSELRKDGRLPWLRPDAKSQVTFRYVDGKPVQVDTVVLSTQHASEISQSAIREAVIEDIIRPSFPDGLLTPKTKYLINPTGRFVVGGPQGDCGLTGRKIIVDTYGGACPHGGGAFSGKDPSKVDRSAAYAARYVAKNIVAAGLATQCEVQVSYAIGVAEPINITVYTNGTGVVSDDRLAELVREHFDLRPRGIVNMLDLLRPIYSKSAAYGHFGRSEPEFTWEATDKAADLKKSV from the coding sequence ACTCCCGGGTTGCGGCAGAAACACTGTGTAACACCGGACTGGTGGTGCTGGCCGGTGAAATTACCACCAAGGCCAATGTTGACTACATCCAGGTTGCCCGCGACACGATCAAGCGCATCGGCTATGACAACACCGAGTTCGGCATCGATTACAAGGGCTGCGCGGTGCTGGTGGCCTATGACAAGCAGTCACCTGACATCGCCCAGGGAGTAGACCGCAGTTCTGAGGAGTTTCTGAATCAGGGTGCGGGTGACCAGGGTCTCATGTTCGGATTTGCGTGCGACGAAACGCCAGACCTCATGCCTGCTCCAATCTGGTACGCACACCGTCTGGTCCAGCGCCAGAGTGAGTTGCGCAAGGACGGAAGACTGCCCTGGCTGCGTCCGGACGCGAAGTCACAGGTCACGTTCCGTTACGTGGACGGCAAGCCGGTGCAGGTCGATACAGTGGTATTGTCGACCCAGCACGCTTCTGAGATCTCTCAGTCTGCGATTCGTGAAGCGGTCATCGAAGACATCATTCGTCCCAGCTTTCCAGACGGATTGCTCACGCCCAAGACCAAGTACCTTATCAACCCGACTGGTCGCTTCGTGGTGGGCGGCCCGCAGGGTGATTGCGGTCTGACAGGGCGCAAGATCATTGTGGATACTTACGGCGGTGCTTGCCCGCACGGCGGTGGTGCCTTTTCCGGCAAGGATCCATCCAAAGTGGATCGCTCGGCTGCCTATGCCGCACGCTATGTTGCCAAGAACATCGTTGCAGCCGGTCTCGCCACGCAGTGCGAAGTGCAGGTTAGCTACGCAATCGGTGTGGCCGAGCCGATCAATATTACTGTATACACCAACGGCACCGGCGTCGTGTCTGATGACCGTCTGGCAGAACTGGTGCGCGAGCATTTTGATCTGCGCCCACGTGGCATCGTCAACATGCTGGACCTGCTGCGTCCGATTTACAGCAAGTCGGCTGCCTATGGTCACTTTGGTCGTAGCGAGCCCGAGTTCACCTGGGAGGCAACCGACAAGGCGGCAGATCTGAAAAAGTCTGTTTGA
- a CDS encoding N-acyl homoserine lactonase family protein: MGHDLKADLPVYEIFALRYAQIEERRRNENFIAHDPHDGPMPMDYFVWVIRNQERTILVDTGFSERAAKARKRKLLRCPVESLKLLGIDPVTVEDVIITHLHYDHAGNIHKLPNAHFHIQEDEMHYACGHHMCQGLFRHAYDVEDVVELVRRVYAERVLFYQGDQTLAPGIELVLVGGHTKGLQSVRVHTERGWVVLASDASHYYDNMMNISPFPIVYHVGDMVDGYAKLKRLAASEDHIIPGHDPQVRKRYPFEGLPENDIVKLHVAPNMR, encoded by the coding sequence GTGGGACATGATTTGAAGGCAGATCTGCCGGTCTATGAGATCTTCGCGTTACGTTATGCTCAGATCGAGGAGCGCCGGCGCAACGAGAATTTCATCGCGCACGATCCGCACGACGGACCCATGCCAATGGATTATTTCGTGTGGGTCATACGCAACCAGGAGCGGACGATACTGGTGGATACCGGGTTCAGTGAGCGTGCGGCCAAAGCACGCAAGCGCAAGCTTCTACGCTGCCCGGTCGAGTCGCTCAAGCTGCTGGGTATCGATCCTGTCACAGTAGAGGATGTGATCATTACCCACCTGCACTATGACCATGCGGGCAATATCCATAAGCTTCCGAATGCGCACTTTCACATTCAGGAAGATGAAATGCATTACGCCTGTGGACACCACATGTGTCAGGGCTTGTTTCGCCACGCCTATGACGTGGAAGATGTGGTCGAACTGGTGCGTCGTGTCTACGCAGAGAGAGTCCTGTTCTACCAGGGTGATCAGACGCTGGCGCCTGGTATCGAACTGGTGCTTGTCGGTGGGCACACCAAAGGATTGCAGTCAGTGCGTGTTCACACCGAGCGTGGCTGGGTCGTGCTGGCGTCCGATGCCAGCCACTACTACGACAACATGATGAATATCTCGCCATTTCCGATTGTGTATCACGTGGGCGATATGGTGGACGGCTACGCGAAGCTCAAGCGTCTGGCCGCGTCTGAAGATCACATCATCCCTGGCCACGATCCGCAGGTCCGGAAAAGATATCCTTTTGAAGGGCTTCCCGAGAACGATATCGTGAAACTGCACGTCGCACCCAATATGCGCTAA
- a CDS encoding DUF1289 domain-containing protein, with product MDSNSPDRPARPVARVVPDPSTADSPCVAVCSTLFDDICRGCGRTVMEVSNWVFMTQQEKQEVWKRILQEGYPRPPGHQRTRPES from the coding sequence ATGGACAGTAACAGCCCGGACCGGCCAGCGAGACCAGTGGCACGGGTGGTGCCAGATCCCAGCACTGCAGACTCGCCTTGTGTGGCGGTTTGTTCGACTTTGTTCGACGACATTTGCAGGGGATGCGGACGCACGGTGATGGAAGTGTCTAACTGGGTGTTCATGACGCAGCAAGAGAAACAGGAAGTCTGGAAGAGAATTCTCCAGGAAGGGTACCCACGACCGCCCGGACATCAACGCACCCGGCCTGAATCCTGA
- a CDS encoding NAD(P)-dependent oxidoreductase has product MSSLPTIGFVGVGSMGWPMASHLHKAGYPLHIIDADQERAKQFASEVGGTVSESNKALAQASDIIITILPTSAIVEKVLAGDQGVLAGLRPDAVIIEMSSGVPGMTLEFAKLAEQAGGHLVDAPVSGGVPRARTGELAIMFGGSQALLDRVKPVLNCMGTAIQHTGAVGTAHAMKALNNLVSAGGFLIAAEALMIGKRFGLSPQTMIDVLNASTGMNNSTQKKFKQFVLNGQYNAGFGLDLMVKDLSIAMGIARDTSTASPFSAMCRELWASTGQMLGPGQDHTAIAKLVENLNNDKLS; this is encoded by the coding sequence ATGAGCAGTTTGCCCACAATCGGATTTGTCGGCGTAGGCAGCATGGGGTGGCCGATGGCATCCCATCTGCACAAGGCGGGTTACCCGTTGCACATCATTGACGCCGATCAGGAACGCGCAAAGCAGTTTGCGAGCGAAGTCGGTGGAACGGTCAGCGAGTCCAACAAGGCCCTTGCGCAAGCCAGTGACATCATCATCACGATTTTGCCCACCAGTGCAATCGTCGAGAAGGTACTCGCGGGTGACCAGGGCGTACTTGCGGGCCTTCGTCCCGATGCCGTGATTATCGAGATGAGCTCGGGGGTTCCTGGCATGACGCTGGAGTTTGCGAAACTGGCCGAACAGGCAGGCGGACATCTGGTCGACGCGCCAGTATCAGGCGGGGTTCCACGCGCCAGAACCGGTGAACTTGCCATCATGTTCGGCGGGAGTCAGGCGCTGCTCGATCGCGTCAAGCCTGTTTTGAATTGCATGGGCACTGCCATCCAGCATACCGGTGCAGTCGGAACCGCCCACGCCATGAAGGCACTGAACAATCTGGTGTCGGCTGGCGGGTTTCTGATTGCAGCTGAAGCGCTCATGATCGGCAAACGCTTCGGACTGAGCCCGCAGACCATGATCGATGTGCTCAACGCCTCCACTGGCATGAACAACTCGACCCAGAAAAAGTTCAAGCAGTTCGTTCTGAATGGTCAATACAACGCGGGCTTCGGGCTGGATCTGATGGTCAAGGATCTGAGCATCGCAATGGGCATCGCGCGTGACACCTCGACTGCCTCACCTTTCTCGGCCATGTGTCGTGAATTGTGGGCGTCAACGGGGCAAATGCTCGGGCCGGGCCAGGATCATACGGCCATCGCCAAGCTGGTCGAGAACCTCAACAACGACAAGCTGAGTTAA
- a CDS encoding GntR family transcriptional regulator produces MSENTVIAFEKPATLRERVEEFLRESIMQGNLRAGQKLREAELCEQLQVSRPTLREALRTLEAERLIVIEPHRGPSVARVTRKAALDLYALRGLLEGYAAREFARHADSDLVEQLRNQVAELARQAGLADRAGLLNAKQRFYQILLEGCDNELVAQMLPGLLSRINLLRATSFSKPDRTPQSIEEIQEILRCIDNRDPAGAEAAARRHIWHAQRAALDVLAKEDLVRQNKGETGGT; encoded by the coding sequence ATGTCAGAGAACACCGTGATTGCGTTCGAGAAACCCGCCACCCTTCGTGAAAGGGTTGAGGAGTTTTTGCGCGAATCCATCATGCAAGGAAATTTGCGTGCGGGGCAGAAGTTGCGCGAGGCAGAACTTTGCGAGCAACTTCAGGTCAGCCGCCCAACGCTTCGAGAGGCACTGCGCACGCTGGAGGCGGAGAGACTCATCGTTATTGAGCCTCACAGGGGGCCCAGCGTCGCGAGAGTGACACGCAAAGCCGCGCTGGATCTGTATGCGCTACGGGGTTTGCTTGAGGGTTACGCGGCTCGGGAGTTTGCTCGCCACGCCGACAGTGATCTTGTCGAGCAATTGCGAAATCAGGTTGCAGAGCTTGCCAGACAGGCAGGGCTCGCGGACCGGGCGGGCCTGCTCAATGCCAAGCAGCGGTTCTACCAGATCTTGCTGGAAGGGTGTGATAATGAACTGGTTGCCCAGATGCTGCCGGGGCTGCTGTCCCGGATCAATCTGTTGCGAGCAACGTCATTCTCAAAACCGGACCGCACGCCCCAGAGTATCGAGGAAATTCAGGAAATTCTGCGGTGCATCGATAATCGGGATCCTGCGGGGGCGGAAGCAGCCGCGCGTCGTCATATCTGGCACGCGCAAAGAGCTGCACTGGACGTGCTGGCCAAGGAAGACTTGGTCAGGCAAAACAAAGGAGAAACAGGTGGGACATGA
- a CDS encoding carboxymuconolactone decarboxylase family protein: MTAKQETEKLFEQGLEVRREVLGAEYVDGGMAKANDFMMAFQRITTEWCWGYAWTRDGLDRKTRSMLNLAMLTALNRPNEIKLHTKGALANGVSPEEIKEILLHATVYCGIPAGLDAFKVANQVLEEEGAFKDAGK; the protein is encoded by the coding sequence ATGACTGCAAAGCAGGAAACAGAAAAATTGTTCGAACAGGGTCTGGAGGTTCGTCGCGAGGTGCTCGGCGCAGAGTATGTAGACGGCGGCATGGCCAAAGCAAATGATTTCATGATGGCGTTCCAGCGCATCACCACCGAGTGGTGCTGGGGTTATGCCTGGACTCGTGACGGCCTTGATCGCAAAACCCGCAGCATGCTGAACCTGGCGATGCTCACCGCGCTGAACCGTCCAAATGAAATCAAGCTGCACACCAAAGGCGCACTGGCCAACGGCGTGTCACCAGAAGAGATCAAGGAAATCCTGTTACACGCTACAGTCTATTGCGGTATCCCGGCAGGTCTTGATGCATTCAAGGTCGCCAACCAGGTGCTTGAAGAGGAAGGTGCATTCAAGGACGCAGGCAAATGA